The following are from one region of the Rhodopirellula sp. P2 genome:
- a CDS encoding dockerin type I domain-containing protein: MSARDENDALIENLQGVSEVSINDTELIDYRVKVGEEFNLRVAAQRLQSDSTFGIDQTITDLLIDQKGVLVPVVGEVQRISFPFGELLAPSGQVTFYFDDNPLQTESMLAEDFLGETNSELESNLANVIVALSDQIDSVDQIEINASSSSSGDMVEIEIEYPNHLIVGSDVPQLNVEWIDSSEWIETRSEQHNVFDGDGNFNVYPLIVAMRNASLFNGAFGRVSLAEFSTDNLQSDSFLSASAQSFPLGGNFPDSLYFNIPVVAMRPAEDVLVSLGIPQDSSSATTLYDPSIPDGRLELGPEEIAFEESSRFRLTVLGGDDNAPRPLEVTLPDATASDAVVRRNGEHLEVFDRVSQTLLVDRPMSGVQTLTLLGAENVDDRIELDYQSGGPVQLGDDENPTSETAIRMLGRGGNDVVVMALDPSSSVTVSAGSSFSEAPVGTASSGQINVRVSTDEQVVDHELLGFQSLIFESSEGVVVDPRGEWKYKSTERENETLTQVFENGVTQLHFRRTGWTNVVNAFDVTGSGNVQSLDALRIINELNDRVHSDPVTGVLRDPILVDPSPRNFYDVNRDGKATALDALRVINYLNLRDADAVSEPLETGLRKPSHSESDASDFVFASTEWWQAGWRKGNVWSHESLIDDSSKGLF; encoded by the coding sequence TTGTCGGCGCGCGATGAAAACGATGCGTTGATCGAGAACCTCCAGGGAGTCTCGGAGGTGTCCATCAACGACACGGAGTTGATTGACTACCGAGTCAAGGTTGGTGAGGAGTTCAATCTTCGCGTCGCCGCTCAGAGGCTCCAAAGCGATTCCACATTCGGCATTGATCAGACGATCACGGACTTGTTGATCGATCAAAAGGGCGTGCTCGTACCTGTCGTCGGAGAAGTCCAGCGAATCTCATTCCCCTTCGGAGAATTGCTTGCGCCGTCTGGGCAGGTGACGTTCTACTTTGATGACAATCCCTTGCAGACCGAGTCGATGTTGGCGGAGGACTTTCTTGGTGAAACGAACTCGGAACTAGAGTCCAATTTGGCGAATGTGATCGTGGCGCTCTCCGACCAGATCGATTCCGTTGACCAAATCGAGATCAACGCCTCATCTTCTAGTTCAGGAGACATGGTCGAGATCGAGATTGAATACCCCAACCATTTGATTGTGGGCAGTGATGTCCCTCAACTCAACGTTGAGTGGATCGATAGCAGTGAATGGATCGAAACTCGTTCTGAACAACACAATGTTTTTGATGGCGATGGAAATTTCAATGTCTATCCCCTCATCGTCGCAATGCGAAATGCTTCTCTGTTCAATGGGGCATTCGGGAGAGTTTCGCTCGCAGAGTTCTCTACCGACAATCTGCAATCAGATTCCTTTCTGTCTGCGTCGGCTCAATCCTTCCCGCTAGGGGGAAACTTTCCTGACAGTCTGTATTTCAATATTCCGGTCGTGGCTATGCGACCCGCTGAAGACGTTCTGGTTAGTTTGGGGATTCCACAAGACTCCTCCTCCGCCACCACTCTCTATGATCCTTCGATTCCGGACGGGAGGCTCGAACTCGGTCCAGAAGAAATTGCATTCGAGGAGTCGTCGCGATTCCGGCTCACTGTCCTCGGTGGGGACGACAATGCCCCTCGACCTCTCGAAGTCACTCTTCCCGATGCGACGGCCAGCGACGCCGTCGTCCGACGAAACGGGGAACACCTGGAAGTCTTCGATCGCGTTTCTCAAACACTCTTGGTCGATCGTCCCATGAGCGGTGTGCAGACTTTGACGCTCTTGGGTGCAGAAAATGTCGACGATCGAATCGAACTGGATTATCAAAGTGGTGGGCCGGTCCAATTGGGCGATGATGAGAATCCAACATCGGAGACGGCGATTCGTATGCTGGGCCGTGGTGGCAACGATGTTGTTGTGATGGCATTGGATCCGTCGTCGTCCGTGACGGTCAGTGCGGGTTCTTCCTTTAGCGAGGCCCCCGTCGGCACTGCTTCGTCAGGGCAGATCAACGTGCGCGTCAGTACTGACGAGCAAGTCGTCGATCACGAACTGCTTGGCTTTCAGTCATTGATCTTCGAGTCCTCTGAGGGGGTCGTGGTCGATCCTCGCGGTGAGTGGAAGTATAAATCGACGGAACGAGAAAACGAGACGCTGACGCAAGTCTTTGAAAATGGTGTGACGCAGTTGCATTTCCGTCGTACGGGTTGGACCAATGTGGTAAATGCTTTTGATGTCACGGGATCGGGAAACGTTCAATCGTTAGACGCATTGCGGATCATCAACGAATTGAATGATCGCGTTCACTCCGATCCTGTAACGGGGGTTTTGCGAGACCCGATACTTGTCGATCCGTCTCCTCGGAACTTCTACGATGTCAATCGTGATGGAAAAGCAACCGCCTTGGATGCACTCCGAGTGATCAACTACCTCAATCTGAGAGACGCAGACGCGGTTTCAGAACCCCTCGAAACAGGCCTCCGAAAACCGAGCCACAGTGAATCGGACGCATCGGATTTTGTTTTTGCGTCAACGGAATGGTGGCAAGCAGGATGGCGAAAAGGAAATGTCTGGTCGCACGAATCATTGATCGATGATTCGTCCAAGGGGCTATTCTGA
- a CDS encoding WD40 repeat domain-containing serine/threonine protein kinase: protein MSDSPKQESIKDVFLQAIEIDDVAERQRFVALACQSNEPMQKAVERLIVSHHQQEPNRLDDLIDYLGVGETQWTSTRSGILPETFKANQMHRIDRYSICELIGEGGMGSVFVAQQEQPVRRKVALKIIRAEIATKEALARFSAERQALAMMDHPCIAKVLDGGATESGQPYLVMELVQGTPITEYASHSELSIEQRLRLFQKVCHAVQHAHRKGVIHRDLKPSNILVAEIDGEALPKVIDFGLAKALDQPLTDITIHTGFAQLMGTPMYMSPEQAEMGTIDIDTRSDVYSLGVLLYELMVGAPPFDRETFKTASFDEVRRIIREVQPPRPSVVSRTLAANDNVNHQQGGDQRKLHPSIRGELDWLIMKAMEKDRRRRYGSASELADDIQRYLTGQAVLACPPSPIYQFRKTISRHRFAIAVSSVVLVSLVMTSIISTWKMLEVRQAKSISEARERQANELLECNQLQQAVSAYQAGDLLQLSQLTTIVTHPHALPSSSRATEQSALSHFFRAAATPAPNQCFKTSSAIHEIAISSKQKAALGACEDGSVVMFPLDGSTTAGRSLGSHDEPVHAVSFSPDGSMAVSGSTSGLIKYWDVEKAICIHQVRPVENGIESLAWSPDGRSVAAGFRYAGVWVGDANGNEKFRLINDHRHETLLFTPDSQELLVPTRDGIHVWDVSTARHDRTIETDPFTNVRAMCWAGPNQQWLIAGERYFDSLAVFDRETGARRGTFNVSASYAKSLAASPDGMWLTAGYGDGRIQIIRLHGTDESDVGGEVRTQWNAYQQDDKRLAVCWLENDPNQFITAGHDGTAQRWDLDGVVPKRELRSPVAVEGAYLLDDEPDPVLLLRGQEPTRLPVEKMSLRAEEGLVALRSDNQISIVSLRTRQTLTTIDSPPQRNEHLTLSSDGSRLVAVGGGFAFVWESADRWVTHELIASFTAIDNGNAVFANHDQTLICGTADEESLQELNIKSGEVDRQYRISHPRVVAISNDERQVAIGNDQRLTVWDRKTDQVFLDIREMSRIWSLRFLADDRVLISGHNDGRIMAWHVPTGQPLGTLYHPRPGLRRPQNLQLSADGRRMLLVYPSEHGYVPVLLGR from the coding sequence ATGTCGGATTCACCCAAACAAGAATCCATCAAGGATGTGTTTTTGCAGGCAATTGAAATCGATGATGTCGCAGAACGTCAACGTTTCGTTGCACTGGCCTGCCAATCAAATGAACCAATGCAGAAGGCAGTGGAGCGGCTGATCGTGTCCCACCATCAGCAGGAACCCAACCGACTGGATGATCTCATCGATTACTTGGGTGTTGGTGAGACCCAGTGGACATCGACCCGCTCGGGAATTTTGCCGGAGACATTCAAAGCCAATCAGATGCATCGCATCGATCGTTATTCGATTTGCGAGCTGATCGGCGAAGGTGGAATGGGCAGCGTTTTTGTGGCTCAGCAAGAACAACCGGTCCGTCGCAAGGTTGCTCTCAAGATCATTCGAGCAGAAATCGCTACGAAGGAAGCTTTAGCACGATTCTCCGCCGAGCGTCAGGCACTGGCGATGATGGACCATCCTTGCATCGCCAAAGTCTTGGATGGTGGGGCCACGGAAAGTGGGCAACCTTACTTGGTAATGGAGTTGGTTCAGGGGACGCCCATCACTGAGTATGCAAGTCATTCCGAATTGTCCATCGAGCAACGATTGCGTCTCTTCCAAAAAGTTTGCCACGCTGTCCAGCACGCTCATCGAAAAGGGGTGATTCACCGCGACTTGAAACCCTCCAACATCTTGGTTGCTGAAATCGATGGGGAAGCACTTCCAAAGGTGATCGACTTTGGATTGGCCAAAGCACTTGACCAGCCGCTCACCGACATCACGATTCACACTGGTTTTGCACAGTTGATGGGAACACCGATGTACATGAGCCCCGAGCAAGCGGAGATGGGGACGATCGACATCGACACTCGAAGCGATGTCTATTCCCTCGGCGTGTTGTTGTACGAACTGATGGTCGGTGCGCCACCGTTTGATCGTGAAACCTTCAAAACGGCAAGCTTTGACGAGGTTCGCCGTATCATACGCGAGGTCCAGCCTCCTCGACCTAGCGTCGTTAGCCGCACCCTCGCTGCCAACGATAACGTCAATCATCAACAAGGCGGCGATCAACGGAAGCTGCACCCGAGCATTCGGGGAGAGCTGGATTGGTTGATCATGAAGGCGATGGAAAAAGACCGTCGCCGGCGATACGGATCGGCGTCCGAACTCGCCGATGACATCCAGCGATACCTCACCGGTCAGGCGGTTTTGGCATGCCCTCCATCACCAATCTATCAGTTTCGAAAAACAATCAGCCGTCACCGCTTTGCAATCGCAGTGTCCTCCGTGGTGCTCGTCTCATTGGTCATGACAAGCATCATTTCGACGTGGAAAATGCTTGAGGTTCGCCAAGCCAAATCGATCAGCGAAGCGCGAGAACGGCAAGCAAATGAACTGCTTGAATGCAATCAGTTGCAACAAGCAGTGTCAGCATATCAGGCTGGCGATCTTTTGCAGTTGTCACAACTCACCACGATCGTAACTCACCCCCACGCATTGCCATCCAGTAGTCGAGCGACTGAGCAATCAGCGTTGTCTCACTTTTTTCGAGCAGCGGCCACTCCGGCACCCAACCAATGTTTCAAAACGTCTTCAGCGATTCATGAAATCGCGATTTCATCGAAACAGAAAGCTGCCTTGGGTGCATGCGAAGATGGTAGCGTCGTCATGTTTCCCTTGGATGGCTCGACGACTGCCGGACGTTCTTTGGGAAGTCATGATGAACCGGTTCACGCCGTCTCGTTTTCGCCGGACGGTTCGATGGCGGTCAGTGGATCGACATCGGGGTTGATCAAGTACTGGGATGTGGAAAAGGCAATCTGCATTCACCAAGTGCGGCCGGTGGAGAACGGGATCGAATCGCTTGCTTGGTCGCCTGATGGTCGGTCCGTTGCCGCGGGCTTTCGTTACGCTGGCGTCTGGGTGGGTGATGCGAACGGGAATGAGAAATTTCGCCTTATCAATGATCATCGGCATGAGACTCTTTTGTTCACGCCTGACAGCCAGGAATTGTTGGTTCCGACACGAGATGGAATTCATGTCTGGGACGTTTCCACTGCAAGGCACGATCGGACAATCGAGACCGATCCCTTCACAAATGTCCGTGCGATGTGTTGGGCAGGACCGAATCAACAGTGGCTGATTGCTGGCGAACGATACTTCGATTCGCTGGCTGTCTTTGATCGCGAGACCGGAGCGAGACGGGGCACGTTCAATGTCAGTGCGTCCTACGCGAAATCGCTGGCAGCATCTCCCGATGGAATGTGGCTGACGGCGGGGTATGGCGACGGAAGGATTCAGATCATCCGCTTGCACGGAACAGATGAATCAGATGTCGGCGGCGAAGTGCGCACGCAGTGGAACGCTTATCAACAAGATGACAAGCGATTGGCTGTGTGTTGGCTGGAAAATGATCCAAACCAATTCATCACTGCCGGCCACGATGGGACCGCGCAAAGATGGGATCTCGATGGTGTCGTCCCAAAACGCGAACTCAGATCTCCGGTCGCTGTCGAGGGAGCTTATCTATTGGATGACGAGCCCGATCCAGTCTTGTTACTCCGAGGGCAAGAGCCGACCCGATTGCCGGTCGAAAAAATGTCCCTTCGAGCCGAGGAGGGATTGGTCGCGCTGCGAAGCGACAATCAGATTTCCATTGTGTCACTGAGGACTCGCCAGACACTGACCACAATCGATTCGCCTCCCCAACGCAATGAGCATCTGACTCTTTCCTCCGATGGCAGCCGGCTGGTCGCTGTCGGCGGCGGTTTCGCTTTCGTATGGGAATCGGCCGATCGCTGGGTCACCCACGAGTTGATAGCAAGCTTCACTGCGATCGACAACGGAAATGCCGTTTTCGCCAACCACGATCAGACGTTGATTTGCGGGACCGCCGACGAAGAATCGCTGCAGGAACTGAATATTAAATCGGGCGAGGTTGACCGTCAGTACAGGATTTCACATCCGCGCGTGGTCGCCATCAGCAACGACGAACGTCAGGTGGCAATTGGAAACGACCAACGCTTGACGGTTTGGGATCGGAAAACCGACCAGGTTTTTTTAGATATCCGCGAAATGTCGAGAATCTGGTCGCTACGTTTTCTCGCCGACGACCGCGTTTTGATCTCAGGTCACAACGATGGGCGGATCATGGCCTGGCACGTCCCGACCGGCCAACCGCTGGGCACCTTGTATCACCCGCGTCCCGGACTCAGACGCCCGCAAAACCTTCAACTGTCGGCAGACGGACGCCGCATGCTTCTGGTTTACCCTAGCGAACACGGCTACGTCCCCGTGCTGCTGGGCCGTTAA